In the Pocillopora verrucosa isolate sample1 chromosome 4, ASM3666991v2, whole genome shotgun sequence genome, GCCATCTAAGCATATATTAAATCCAGTTAACCTGGTCCTTTAGGTTGTAAACAATTGAAAGGCTGATTGAAGCAGGATTAGCTAGTGCCAACATGGATTTAGTAGAGTACTAGTGTTACTATATATTTTGTACCTCTGTTCAGGATAAATGTGAAATCAGGAGACACGGTTTTAATGATAGCTAAATGTGTGTGAAATATGTGTTTTTTATCTTACAGAGAGTATTATCTGTCTGTGTCCTCAATGTAATATTCAAGTGCACAGCCTGGATGTTTTCAAGGCACACAGATATGAACAGATAGAAGTCATGGTAAGGCATCTAAATTTTTATTACAgtaatacagtcaaacctgtatcaAGTTCCTCAGcattaagcatttttttttgctaagTTCTGacattttcacctctattaaccctttaacccctaggagtgtctagcatctaatttctccttacaatatcacccttgaatcagactttaaggtcatgagaatagaggaaatgatcaccaactgaagcagctcttgattattatacaaattctctttgtcagcacctcaggaaatgtttagtgaatagtatggagagtatggatactgatgttagggggtaaagggttaagtggttGTGGTTACCCTCGACTGAGTCCCAATGGcatgtttgtattgtcttctaCTTGTATTGAGCTGACACTTAAAGCTGGACCACTTGAATAAAATTAAGAGTAATCTCTCAGCTGAAACATATTCCAATTTAATCTCTATGAATCAATTTTAGATCTTTGAGTTTAAAGTCCTCAATGCATTACAGAATATCTGTCTTTTTTGGACCTATAGGACAATTGTTAGGCATGAACATCATGCAAGTAATTTGTAGGTTGActtgtattaagtggtcacttTGCCAATCCCCATGCAGGGCTAGAAATAAAATGTAGGTTTTGTCTGGTCAACTCCTTGGATGGCTGGACATTTTGTCTGGTTGTTCACATAAAGAGGAAGTAATTCTAAGCTGAGTTCTGGttttaaaaacaacagaatGAGTTAGGGTAAGGTATCACTTTTCCTGAATTAAGTTTGAGGCTGCATGTACAAAAAAAGCATGGTAATAGGCTTTGCATATACTATTACaatcaaagaaatgaaagatGGGTATAATTCTTCCTTAGCGGAAACAACGACGATTGTCTCAAGATGTCCAAGACATCGAAAAGTATGTATATTATTTTGTCCCCACAAAGGCTGTAGGCTCAGCAGTGTATAGAAAAtcttgttttgattattttgataTATTCATGAAATActggaatttctttttttgaaaagtaaacatgCCATTTGTATATTGATATGAAAAGATTTTTCATGTATGTTGTCATGGTAATTGGGTTTATCAATATAGTATTGTACTTCAAGAAGGGTTTACTTTTATTGTTGCGAACATCTCTTAggtttgaatcaattttttttttttagagaaaagcatttttttgtcttgcaaAGATGGAGAACTTTTCTGTTTCATGACATTTTTCAACCAGGTTACTTGAGGTGGAGAATGAATTGCTTCAGAGTGTGCTTACAAGGTTAAAGTAcacagaagaagaagagaaggtataattttatttgtctCTTAACAGAGTGACTGCCAGTGACGCAAGACTTGTTTTACAACTAGGTAGTTTGTCTAATATATTATTGtttacaaacagaaacaaaaaaatcctcaaTGATCTCACTCAAAAACTACCTCAGCGACCCCCATTTTTACAAACAAGCTGTGATTAGCATAAATTATTAGTATTTATCTTCCTCCCAGGTTTTGAAAAGATATGTACTTATGGTTTATGGCTTCCTTagattaatgaaaaatttaggtGGCTCTGGACTGTAATTAATTTTGCTCGCAGGAAACCTTAAGCCAGTTGGTGCAAATGCAATCAGCTACCAAAAAGAGAGTTGCTGAAATAAGAGGTTGTGCAGGAGCAGTTGAAAAAGCCTTTCAGTATCTGGCAAAGGTAATACAACTTTCATTTTGATTGCACTCTCTGCAAGATTTGCAATTGAATATACATGTTAAGGTAGATCTTTGTTAAGCATGTAATTACAGTAAGTCAAAAATGATCTGGTGAATGTATTTTTGGCTGGGAAGAAAAGCTTGCAAATAAATTTGAGAGCTGATAGGTTGTAGTAGTAGATAGCTTTTATTGAGAATATTAATCTctattaaataaatttgaatagGCTAGACTGGATACAGGCAGGTTACACATATTAGGTCTTTTCCTTAAgattgagcaatttgttcagcatACAAGTCATAGGACTTAGATGGAGCCAATGGCTATGCATCATgtattttatttgcaaaattattttagtACATTACCAATTAGGTATCTGTGCGTGTTGTTAGCAATCAAGCAAGCAAGTAATAAGTTTATTTCTAgctttttaagaaaattttgtttccttcccaCCCACAACATTGACAGTTTTTTATTGTCTCTATATTTCATTAGTGTTACTTTGTAATTTATTCCTGATCACTGAACCATTATGTAACTGTCCAATACCTTTGATGTAATTGTCTAGTGCTTTATGTATGCAGGATATGTACATTTGATAAACTGTCTGATCCTATAACAAGCCTCTATCTGCTGTAGTGCttaggtttatttattttttgctctgTGGTGTTATTCACTTGGGAGTGCATTATCAAGTCTATTTTTGTCCaaatttgtatattttaattttttttaggtgtCCAGCATGCTAATACAGTGTAGTACTCAAGATGAAAGAAGTAGCAGCAAACTTAATCAAGCTGTAGCAGGTGCTGATGCTGATGCAGCAGTGCCTAAGGAGCAACCAGACAGCTCTGAGTCAAATTCTCCCCATCAGCCAACTCCTATCCCTGCACAGGAGACACCACTTGGCAGTGAAAAACAAGATGTGCCTGAAGAACCTAAAGTTCAACTCAGTAAGGAGATGGAAGGTACAGTTGACTCTTCaatgttttattattgttattttcaaattatccGAGAGAGAGACTTAATCAAGAGATAATGGAATAATTTTATAtatgttattaattttttgaaggcAAAGATGTTTTCCCAGTCAGCATAATTGGATCATTGGCCAGAAATGGATCTTTTTGGATTTCCAAGACAGGAGAACCAGCAATGGAAACGAGGAAGGAGACTGCAATGGCCATAAAGTATGACTACTTCTTTTACCCTTTGACTGccaagagtgactaacatctaatttctcctaacaatattaATCCTGAATCAAGCAACAAGGTCATGagagcaaaggaaatgatcacaactgAAGAAGCACTTGActgttaaacatattctccttgccAGTACCTCGAACACTGTTTAGATGTAAAGAGTTATTTCCTGAACTCCTAATTCTACTAGATGGATCTTAAGTAGCCTCTTTCTTGGCTTTAATTTCAGCCCTAGATTCTCAATCAAACTGCAAGGGATATCTGGAGAAAATCATTATGGTTGAGAAATATATGTCCTCATACTCACAATTGTCAACTGGAGCAATAAGAGGAAAAACTAGAATACTGTTTCAGTTTTCCACAgtcacatgtacatgtagatactctataaaatatattttgttttgtgtatttAAGGAGCATTGGTCTTTGCTAGTATTATTCATGATAAGgagcttttgtttttcttctagtaattattttaaaaagcatGGGTTTGGAAACCCTGTAGTACCAAAAGAAGGTTTATTCTGTGCAGCTCTGAACAGGCAAAGCAAGGAGTTCTGTCGTACCAGGGTTGAAAGTGTATCTTCCCCTGAAAAGGTTAGAGTATTACACTATATATCGTTCAAATGTGGACATATTGTACACTGTACATATGTAGTTCCCAAGATTTTATCTATAGCCTTTGTTTATCACACAACTGAGTGCTTAAGTTGGGCATATGATAGGTGCCATGTGCCAGGAAATGTTTGTGGGTTTTAGTGTTCGGTGCAGTTTTATGGATTTACTTGATCTGCAAAAGTAagttccaaaagaaaaaaatatgccatcataaaattatttacaaatttacCATCTACAGTCCAATGGAAAAACCCCAGGAGAGTTggccttttttccattttatttttgttgtgaAAGTCCTCATATGAAGTATGGTACCCTTTACTAGAATTTACTAACATGTTTGTAATGTCTACAGTTAGTATCAGTTCAccaaaataaatgataaaagttGAACATGCTACCTTTCCAAAGTAGGAAATGCTCTGCCTCTTGAACAAAAATCACACAAATAAGTTCTGTGCAGAAGTTTTGGTCATCTCATGCAACAACAATTTATTctttcaaaacacaaaaaaattgccaatttGCAGGATGATATATTATTATGCAATACATATCTATATATTTTTGCACAGTTTTCTTCTTCTCGAGGAATACACAATGTGTCACTGTTGGATTGTGATTAATGTTACTCGGTAGATATACTTTACATGATGATGTCCAATAGACTTGAATTACAGCACTGCATCTTATTGATGTTATGTTAATTTGCTGGCATGGCCAGCTCAAATTCTTCCCCATGTTGCACAGTCCACACACCAAGCTGCAGCTGTTTTAAGTCACCTCAGAGAATAGAGCAAAAAAATTAGTGACTAAATTGGATTTTGATTTACTGGTGACCAATTTATGAAACTATTACATGACCCATTACTAATCACAATTTCCCATTGGGAGATCAGATAATCCAAATGATTCTGGTGTCTTTAAATGCTTGGAGTGGACTGCTTGTAGCAATTGAATTGAAAATCTGTTGAATCATGGTGACTTGAgtcattttccaatttaaagCTTACTTTGAAAGTTACTTAGCAATATATTGAACATACATTTTGTTTATTGCTTTTTTAGTGCAAGATCCGATTCCTTGATTATGGATTTGTTGAGGAATGTGCACCTTCAGTTCTTTGTGAACTTTCTTGTGAATTGGATGATAAATTTATCCTGTATCAGGTAAGGTCTGATGCTTTACAGGTATATTGGTGGACACATTTTAGATGAGTCTTTATTGCTCAAGTGAAGTAACAATTTACCAGTACATGTAAATTCTGTTTTGAGCAACTCAGCCTTCAGAAGACAGAACTAACCTacatgattttgtttgtttgttttccttcttgtCAGGCATTTCAAGCttctcttttttcagatttggaTACCCAATTGCCATATGAGGTAATGAGTAttttttgttaaccctttaactccctttagtgaccaagacagaatttctccttaaattatccatgcaatatcaaccagttagtgatgagaataaagaaagagatcaatttggggataattgattgatccaatactaaattttctgaactaatgttacaagaaatgtatggttgacagtaaggagaattacaaatttgatctgggagttgaagggttaacaatGTAGGCATCGACTTTAAGTTGGGCATGTAAGCCACACTGGCAATTAAGCCTCTTAGGGAGATCAGTGACATAGGCAGATAAGCCACACCCTGAGTTTAGCAAGTCTaattttggagggaaaaaattttgaaaaaaggaaggaaatcATGAGGGGTTTCCTGAGAAAGTTGCTTTTTTTAGGTTGCTTCTCAATAATGtggaaaatatatataataCTTTGAATCTTTACCTATAACTTAAGCAGCTGTAATAGGATGGACATCATATGTACTGACATACTCTTTTGTTTAATCTTAATCTGGTACTGTTTAAccagtattttttttcattcctgtcagattttcaatttagttttacaCAAAACTACAGGAGATCTTTAGTTTgtctgttggtttgtttgtggCTTAGTAGCCAGAGGTTTGATTAGGAGAAGGGATAAGGTTTGCTTTATAAATTAACTTCTCAGCAACTGTATCTTTCCATCCAAGTTGGTCATcatgttgtgttcttgtgcaGTGTTCTCTAGGAGTGCTCCACCAGGAGTTGAAACGGGTACCAAAAAACTTCCAGGGGAACTTGGAGAATTCCTTGGAAGCTTCCTCCAAAGGAAAAGCCCTCTATCTAGAGAGAGATGGAAAATTACCTCTAAAGGCTACAGCAGCTAGGGGCCAgatttaaccttttttaattttttatttgcaggCAAAGTGGTGCTTCAAAGATCTGACCTTCAACAGAGAATTGATGGCAGCAGTTCAAGGCCAGGTAAGTACTTTTCACTGCAGGAAATATTGTTAAGAATtttatcattaaatttttttccattttccattgtCACCAGGACAAAGACTGATTCACAAACAATTCATTTCTGgcaattgtttttaaattaagcTTAGTCAAATTGATTGCAGCATGAAAAAAAGGCATAGTTTTATTCATGCTACTCTTTGCCAGTGTAAACTCCACCGTTTTTCTCTTCAGGAAATACATTCTGGAAGCATCGTATGGCTTTTGGCCTTTGAATGTGAATAACTCATTGTGTAGCACTTCTTAAGGACAAGGGCATGTCAGTAATATCTGTCCTCAGCATTCATTTTTCAGAAGGGTAGTGTGTAAAGCTTCCATTAAAAGCTAGAGGCCAGTATGAACTTCTGGGCAGCCTACCATCTTTGGGTGGCTACTTTCACCTCAGTTTACTCTACATTTAATATACATGTAATTGCTGGTGAAATATCTAGCACAATTACTTACAGGTTGTATctttgttcattcatttttattattcaacagGTCACTGATAAGAATGGCACTGTGATCTATCATGTGTTGTTGTCTACTTGTGGGGACAATTCTGTGTGTATCAACAGCAAAGTGGCTCAATTAGGTTTGTTAGGATAGATTTTCTGCTTCtctaaaatgaattaaaaggtTATGTAAGTTTCCCTGACCATGCAAAAGGGTCTTTAACTTCGTCTCTCAGAGCACCCTGACACTCTCATAAGTAAAACAGCAGTTTGAAAAATCAGTTCTGTGATACAAGAGGGTTTTAAGTTTATGCTCCTTGAAATAAATTGTTGAGgaaatttatcaaaaactttAGCAAGATCCAACTAGGAAAGAATAAAGGAGGTACTGTTCCTAAATAAACCTTGCATGGCAACTCCTCAAATGTAAGTGTAGTAATTCTATTTTACTAGAGTTTGAAGTGTAGTTTTTTGGTTGTATTCATCATTTTAGTGGATGAGCAAAAGCTTGCAGTAGAGGTGAGAGTATAAACACATGCATGTGCATTGAATTTTCCCACATAATGTCAACAAATAGAAGATAGTATAagtacaattttgttttatttactttatattACTATTACAGTTTTATTACCTCCAGTTAGTAATGCAGACTGTCAACTTTGTTCCTTTCCCTGGGAATTGAGAGGTTCACCATGATAGAGTGGTAAACAGTCTCAAACATGCCAATTAAAGGCtgctttaccttttttttttttttttttttttttttttaaaattaactatgaGATTAAATAAATTTAGACAGACAATCAAAAAGTACTTATATGCAAATTAGTGGAATTGGTTTTTTTCCATTGACCCACTTTTCATGCCTATGTAGTCCTGGTAATTGTTCATTTGTATGAAGGCAGAGCTCTTACAAGAATTGTGTATCAGCGGTAGATTTGATGGCTCGTTTGTAATTGATTGTCTTGCTTCAGAACCGTCCTGTTCAGCCAAGAGAAGCAAAGGCAGATGCCGAAGCACCTGTAGTTCAAATCAATCCCAATATAGCACAGACTGCAGACAGTGGGGCAGCATGCAATGCTGCTCAAGAGATGGACAATGAACATGCTGTGTCCGTTGTAGGGACAATGGCAAAGATAGTCAGTGAGGACAGTGTTTCTGATGAGAATGCCACCTGTAAAGACAAAATTACGGTTGATGCCAAGATCACTAATAGCAAAAAGGAAGGCAGGCAAGCACTTCGTCCGGAAGCTGAGGAGTTTGTCCCTCTATCCCCAGAAAGGGTTAAAGTGTCAGACAAGTTATCTGCTCAGCCTGCATCTAAACAAGCCAGAATCCCTGGTATACTGCACCTTCCTGCGCAAGATTCATTTTCCAAAGCGTTGTTTGCGCCTGAGAGTAAGGTCGACAATGTACCTAGTTCTGGGCTCCAAGCCAAAGATGTGCCTGTGTATGACCATCAAGAGAATCAGATGTTAGGGCTCAAGGATGTAGCTGAAAACGTTGCAGGTTTTGAAAGCCAAAATGTCCTTACTCCTGAACACTCAGTCAAGGAAATTTCTCCCTCTGAGGGCGCAGCTACAAAGTTACAGACCTTTGAGCATCAGGTCAGCGATGTGCCTGCTTCTGTGCTTGTGGTCAATAAAGCATCTGTCTCAAGGCATCTGGAAGAAGGAGGCACTAAAGTGTTTCCAATCGAGCATTATCGCAACACAGTGCCAGATAACCACTTACCTGTTGGCGGTGTTGATGTGGCAATGTACAACTACATCTTGAACAAATGCTCTGTGAATATGATTGGCATGGAGGAACTAACATATGCTCGTTTTGTAATGATCAAATCAGACCCCAGGCGAATCATCGAAGCCATGAAGTTTGATGTTTGGTGTTCGAATATGAAAACCAACAGAAGCTTAAATATTGCCTTCAACAGTGTGAGAAATGGAGGCGGCAGGGGTTCAGTGTTCCTCCTGTTTGCAGGACATAAATTCGTCAACTTCTGCGGTTTGGCTGAAATGTTAACGTCTGTTGACCCGACACAGAGCTGTCCTATGCTTAATGAGCCATTTAAATTTGGTGGAAAGATGATTGGGAGATGCGACATTAGGTGGATATATGCAAACAACCTTCAATTTAAGGATATAAAGTTTAAACCTGAAAGTCGTTTCTCTGTCAGATATCTCATGGATGCTGCAGACGGCTTGGAAATTGCTAATGATGTGGGACGGAGCATTGTGAAGGCTTATGAAAGTATCACTTACTTCAACTCTATTTTGCAACATGCTATCAAAACTCACCAGTCATACTTAGATgatcaaaaagagaaacagCCAAGGAGTGATACTGAGCTGCCTTGGTGGAGAGTTACCAGAGAAGAGTTGAGCGATGATTCACCAGCATCTCAAGAAGACTGGGACCAAGAAGTAAGTACATACATGTACTTAAACATGAGTGGCTTGCACTGCCTAAAGTGCTCAAAACGCTGGAAAAGGGACAACATGTTTGGCTAGGATgatgtttcttttatt is a window encoding:
- the LOC131778800 gene encoding uncharacterized protein isoform X1, with the translated sequence MAAASLSLIAPLCYNHPEKRADFKCFDCKYESIICLCPQCNIQVHSLDVFKAHRYEQIEVMRKQRRLSQDVQDIEKLLEVENELLQSVLTRLKYTEEEEKETLSQLVQMQSATKKRVAEIRGCAGAVEKAFQYLAKVSSMLIQCSTQDERSSSKLNQAVAGADADAAVPKEQPDSSESNSPHQPTPIPAQETPLGSEKQDVPEEPKVQLSKEMEGKDVFPVSIIGSLARNGSFWISKTGEPAMETRKETAMAINNYFKKHGFGNPVVPKEGLFCAALNRQSKEFCRTRVESVSSPEKCKIRFLDYGFVEECAPSVLCELSCELDDKFILYQAFQASLFSDLDTQLPYEAKWCFKDLTFNRELMAAVQGQVTDKNGTVIYHVLLSTCGDNSVCINSKVAQLVDEQKLAVENRPVQPREAKADAEAPVVQINPNIAQTADSGAACNAAQEMDNEHAVSVVGTMAKIVSEDSVSDENATCKDKITVDAKITNSKKEGRQALRPEAEEFVPLSPERVKVSDKLSAQPASKQARIPGILHLPAQDSFSKALFAPESKVDNVPSSGLQAKDVPVYDHQENQMLGLKDVAENVAGFESQNVLTPEHSVKEISPSEGAATKLQTFEHQVSDVPASVLVVNKASVSRHLEEGGTKVFPIEHYRNTVPDNHLPVGGVDVAMYNYILNKCSVNMIGMEELTYARFVMIKSDPRRIIEAMKFDVWCSNMKTNRSLNIAFNSVRNGGGRGSVFLLFAGHKFVNFCGLAEMLTSVDPTQSCPMLNEPFKFGGKMIGRCDIRWIYANNLQFKDIKFKPESRFSVRYLMDAADGLEIANDVGRSIVKAYESITYFNSILQHAIKTHQSYLDDQKEKQPRSDTELPWWRVTREELSDDSPASQEDWDQEIEDSLKTSERSGTDKDKTDASAEFHSGGCENLSIDATHISDDGLSHALDSHQGADQIEIGKDAISTDKEPDGSIKNKDIAVANDLTSQPLKSEKEIPTENRDSLSKNNNRAHFRSSVKNRSSSEKSLAEETAEVPGDPTDWASKTPSKASLEEAETVPSNDGSDWETRTPSKTSLKGAETVPSNDGSDWETRTPSKTSLEEGETVPSHDGSDWEIGTPSKTSLKGAETVPSSDGSDWETRTPSKTSLEEGETVPSHDGSDWEIGTPSKTSLKGAETVPSNDGSDWETTTPSKTSLEEGETVPSNDGSDWETTTPSKTSLKEAETVPSNDGSDWETRTPSKTSLEEVKTVSSNDGSDWETRTPSKTSLEEVKTVPSNDGSDWETRTPSKTSLIEGKTVLSNDGSDWEVRKPSETSLERSVGGPNSTSSSLSKTCVETETAVKSSAIRSLETSPMTGERVNTLAPPSATSDLETGILDKTLPQEQTGVVPSMSRTSLDEESASQFAGGSDWETGTPSKTSLVEGTAVGPSGGSDWETGTPSKTSLDIDSLAQPPPFSEGNEETHFKNSLKDEMAEYPGGSSDLEPGGPTNSMLIQTTSAANGRSDDAPGIAGMTDSDSCLEVASGCLLSPELLSQESSEELVISDYVPLEIGKEHSIIVQENLTDSGTFWAKVTRARKEEDAFVDAMVRMGTHIEARNKTLDPSEIFIYKQCAVKGRDGYWYRALVEKTLDKGKICVRLLDIGDVWEVNQRALRVLDDKFYTSPPAQAFECCIVYSNSANKKEKSRIAKLVRRNKKLRVLVKGYSAGTVEVQILS
- the LOC131778800 gene encoding uncharacterized protein isoform X2, which codes for MAAASLSLIAPVCYNHPEKRADFKCFDCKYESIICLCPQCNIQVHSLDVFKAHRYEQIEVMRKQRRLSQDVQDIEKLLEVENELLQSVLTRLKYTEEEEKETLSQLVQMQSATKKRVAEIRGCAGAVEKAFQYLAKVSSMLIQCSTQDERSSSKLNQAVAGADADAAVPKEQPDSSESNSPHQPTPIPAQETPLGSEKQDVPEEPKVQLSKEMEGKDVFPVSIIGSLARNGSFWISKTGEPAMETRKETAMAINNYFKKHGFGNPVVPKEGLFCAALNRQSKEFCRTRVESVSSPEKCKIRFLDYGFVEECAPSVLCELSCELDDKFILYQAFQASLFSDLDTQLPYEAKWCFKDLTFNRELMAAVQGQVTDKNGTVIYHVLLSTCGDNSVCINSKVAQLVDEQKLAVENRPVQPREAKADAEAPVVQINPNIAQTADSGAACNAAQEMDNEHAVSVVGTMAKIVSEDSVSDENATCKDKITVDAKITNSKKEGRQALRPEAEEFVPLSPERVKVSDKLSAQPASKQARIPGILHLPAQDSFSKALFAPESKVDNVPSSGLQAKDVPVYDHQENQMLGLKDVAENVAGFESQNVLTPEHSVKEISPSEGAATKLQTFEHQVSDVPASVLVVNKASVSRHLEEGGTKVFPIEHYRNTVPDNHLPVGGVDVAMYNYILNKCSVNMIGMEELTYARFVMIKSDPRRIIEAMKFDVWCSNMKTNRSLNIAFNSVRNGGGRGSVFLLFAGHKFVNFCGLAEMLTSVDPTQSCPMLNEPFKFGGKMIGRCDIRWIYANNLQFKDIKFKPESRFSVRYLMDAADGLEIANDVGRSIVKAYESITYFNSILQHAIKTHQSYLDDQKEKQPRSDTELPWWRVTREELSDDSPASQEDWDQEIEDSLKTSERSGTDKDKTDASAEFHSGGCENLSIDATHISDDGLSHALDSHQGADQIEIGKDAISTDKEPDGSIKNKDIAVANDLTSQPLKSEKEIPTENRDSLSKNNNRAHFRSSVKNRSSSEKSLAEETAEVPGDPTDWASKTPSKASLEEAETVPSNDGSDWETRTPSKTSLKGAETVPSNDGSDWETRTPSKTSLEEGETVPSHDGSDWEIGTPSKTSLKGAETVPSSDGSDWETRTPSKTSLEEGETVPSHDGSDWEIGTPSKTSLKGAETVPSNDGSDWETTTPSKTSLEEGETVPSNDGSDWETTTPSKTSLKEAETVPSNDGSDWETRTPSKTSLEEVKTVSSNDGSDWETRTPSKTSLEEVKTVPSNDGSDWETRTPSKTSLIEGKTVLSNDGSDWEVRKPSETSLERSVGGPNSTSSSLSKTCVETETAVKSSAIRSLETSPMTGERVNTLAPPSATSDLETGILDKTLPQEQTGVVPSMSRTSLDEESASQFAGGSDWETGTPSKTSLVEGTAVGPSGGSDWETGTPSKTSLDIDSLAQPPPFSEGNEETHFKNSLKDEMAEYPGGSSDLEPGGPTNSMLIQTTSAANGRSDDAPGIAGMTDSDSCLEVASGCLLSPELLSQESSEELVISDYVPLEIGKEHSIIVQENLTDSGTFWAKVTRARKEEDAFVDAMVRMGTHIEARNKTLDPSEIFIYKQCAVKGRDGYWYRALVEKTLDKGKICVRLLDIGDVWEVNQRALRVLDDKFYTSPPAQAFECCIVYSNSANKKEKSRIAKLVRRNKKLRVLVKGYSAGTVEVQILS